The Exiguobacterium acetylicum genome includes a window with the following:
- a CDS encoding heavy metal translocating P-type ATPase, which produces MTTSTTTDVQQRSVFRHAWDEHHELILALFSGILILVAYGLEKFNAASAVYVTLYLSAYVIGGYAKAKEGLTETYQEKTLNVELLMILAAIGAAAIGYWMEGAILIFIFALSGALETYTMNKNERALQSLMSLQPEEATRLNANGQLEVVGIEQLAIGNLVYVRPGERIPVDGVIIRGQAAIEEASITGESIPVEKQTGDTVYNSTVNMNGVLTIEMTKAADESLFQKIIHMVQNAQSEQSPSAQFIERFESRYVKIVLLVVALMMVLPPYIVGWTFETSIYRAMILLVVASPCALVASITPAALSAIAASAKNGVLFKGGAHIETLGQVDTIVFDKTGTLTTGKPVVTESRYADGLDVQAVQQAVASIESQSNHPLAQAIVDHLKADVREPSTFKDVTGYGIEATVNGVTYRIGKRAFHDGLDDPFVAIEQSLKEQGHTIVYVSNGSQIVALYALRDTIRPEAKTAIAALNDLGIATIMLTGDNPVTAAAISREAGLTDFVAECLPEDKVRYIKQYQTEGRTVAMVGDGINDAPALALAHVGIAMGEGTDAALETADVVLMKNDLGRLAYAVHKARKMNRIVKQNITLAIGVILLLIASNLSQFLIMPFAVVGHEGSTILVILNGLRLLQQDALPRLTPRPSEKQLAA; this is translated from the coding sequence ATGACGACTTCCACTACTACCGATGTTCAACAGCGTTCCGTATTCCGTCATGCTTGGGATGAGCATCACGAATTGATTCTAGCATTGTTTAGCGGAATATTGATTTTAGTTGCTTACGGACTTGAAAAATTCAATGCGGCGTCTGCCGTTTATGTCACATTGTACTTATCTGCATATGTGATCGGAGGATATGCGAAAGCGAAGGAAGGCTTGACGGAGACGTATCAAGAAAAGACGTTGAATGTTGAACTGCTAATGATTTTAGCAGCCATCGGTGCTGCTGCCATCGGATACTGGATGGAAGGTGCGATCCTGATCTTCATCTTCGCATTATCCGGTGCCCTTGAAACATATACGATGAATAAAAACGAGCGTGCCCTACAAAGTTTGATGTCTTTACAACCAGAAGAAGCGACACGCCTGAACGCAAACGGACAACTCGAAGTCGTCGGAATCGAACAATTAGCAATCGGTAACCTCGTCTATGTCCGTCCCGGTGAACGAATCCCGGTTGATGGTGTCATCATTCGTGGTCAGGCGGCGATTGAAGAAGCGTCGATTACTGGTGAATCAATCCCCGTTGAAAAACAGACCGGTGATACTGTCTATAACTCGACCGTTAATATGAATGGTGTCTTGACGATCGAGATGACGAAAGCTGCAGATGAATCCTTGTTCCAAAAGATCATTCATATGGTTCAAAACGCACAAAGCGAGCAATCTCCATCTGCTCAGTTCATCGAACGGTTTGAAAGCCGGTATGTCAAAATCGTATTGCTTGTCGTCGCACTTATGATGGTCCTTCCTCCTTACATCGTTGGTTGGACGTTTGAGACAAGTATTTACCGCGCGATGATTCTACTTGTTGTCGCCTCTCCGTGTGCCCTGGTTGCATCGATTACACCTGCTGCTTTGTCTGCAATTGCCGCCTCTGCGAAAAATGGTGTTCTCTTTAAAGGAGGCGCACACATTGAAACGCTCGGACAAGTCGACACGATCGTCTTCGATAAAACAGGTACTCTGACGACAGGTAAACCAGTCGTTACAGAAAGTCGTTACGCGGACGGATTGGATGTTCAAGCTGTTCAACAAGCCGTCGCTTCGATTGAATCGCAGTCGAATCACCCACTCGCACAAGCGATCGTCGACCACTTAAAAGCTGATGTTCGTGAGCCGTCAACGTTTAAAGACGTGACAGGATACGGAATTGAGGCAACCGTCAATGGTGTCACGTATCGCATCGGTAAACGGGCATTCCATGATGGTCTAGACGATCCATTCGTCGCGATTGAACAATCACTTAAAGAACAAGGACATACAATCGTTTATGTCAGTAATGGATCGCAAATCGTAGCACTTTATGCACTACGTGATACGATTCGTCCGGAAGCCAAAACAGCGATTGCTGCTTTGAATGATCTCGGAATCGCAACGATCATGTTGACAGGCGATAATCCGGTCACAGCAGCCGCTATTTCGCGGGAAGCGGGATTAACGGATTTCGTCGCTGAATGTCTACCTGAAGATAAAGTCCGGTATATCAAGCAATACCAAACAGAAGGTCGGACCGTTGCGATGGTCGGTGACGGTATTAACGATGCCCCAGCGCTTGCACTAGCGCATGTCGGAATCGCTATGGGTGAAGGAACAGATGCAGCGCTTGAGACCGCTGACGTCGTTTTGATGAAAAACGATTTAGGTCGCCTTGCCTATGCCGTGCATAAAGCACGAAAGATGAACCGAATCGTCAAACAAAACATCACGCTTGCGATCGGTGTCATTCTCCTATTGATCGCATCGAACTTGTCACAGTTCTTGATTATGCCGTTCGCTGTCGTCGGACACGAAGGATCGACGATTCTTGTCATCTTAAATGGTTTACGCCTCCTCCAACAGGACGCTTTACCACGCCTTACACCACGTCCTTCTGAAAAACAATTAGCTGCTTAA
- a CDS encoding YihY/virulence factor BrkB family protein, with translation MAHSRDPKGLALNLKQRMSDHNITDYAGTLAYYWFLSIFPGIIFVISVLSFFDIDRQTLESQIRDLAPGGAVNTFTDTIFQAIKEPQGGLLSIGAILAVWSASKGVDRLITTANHAYGDFSPRGFVAARGIALLLTIVLGIGMLLLIVLNVLGGPIITYLANFVLPIDMGQKVLLTVLRYVVSTVLLIGILSIFYRVAPKRPITFKEAIPGAVFGVIVWQLLSVGFGFYVSNFSNYNQTYGSLGSVVILLLWLYFTGLIILLGSELNASWERFMKKADPKKMEEKRLKEQAELDAIPTNTFG, from the coding sequence ATGGCGCATTCACGCGACCCAAAAGGGCTTGCCCTGAACTTAAAGCAGCGAATGTCCGATCATAACATCACGGATTATGCAGGGACGCTCGCTTATTACTGGTTTTTATCCATTTTCCCAGGTATCATTTTCGTCATTTCCGTCTTATCGTTCTTTGATATCGATCGGCAGACGCTCGAGTCACAAATTCGAGACCTAGCGCCAGGCGGAGCCGTCAATACGTTTACAGATACGATTTTCCAAGCCATCAAGGAACCACAAGGTGGACTGTTATCAATCGGTGCGATTCTTGCTGTCTGGTCGGCTTCAAAAGGGGTCGATCGTTTGATTACGACAGCAAACCATGCGTATGGTGACTTCTCACCCCGTGGTTTTGTCGCAGCACGAGGGATTGCCTTGTTACTGACGATCGTGCTCGGAATCGGGATGTTATTGTTGATCGTCTTGAATGTTCTCGGTGGTCCGATTATTACTTACCTTGCGAATTTCGTCCTCCCGATCGATATGGGGCAAAAAGTCTTGTTGACGGTCTTGCGGTACGTCGTGTCGACGGTTCTATTAATTGGTATTCTGTCAATCTTTTACCGCGTCGCACCAAAGCGTCCGATTACGTTTAAAGAAGCGATTCCAGGAGCTGTATTCGGTGTCATCGTCTGGCAATTGTTATCGGTTGGATTTGGTTTCTACGTCTCAAACTTCTCCAATTACAATCAAACGTACGGTTCGCTCGGTAGTGTCGTCATCTTGTTACTTTGGCTCTACTTCACTGGTTTGATCATTTTACTCGGTTCTGAATTGAACGCATCATGGGAACGATTCATGAAAAAAGCGGATCCGAAGAAGATGGAAGAGAAGCGCTTGAAGGAACAGGCGGAACTCGATGCAATTCCGACGAATACGTTCGGATGA
- the rlmD gene encoding 23S rRNA (uracil(1939)-C(5))-methyltransferase RlmD gives MATKIKLQTGEVRSVTCLRMGINGEGIATLERQIVFIPGLLVGETAQIEITEIHANYANAKILKRDDRSPDRVTPLCPVYSVCGGCQLQHMSYDGQLRYKEEMLRNAFLKSTKLNVEKADIRPTIGSKEWGYRNKSQFVVGKQGNEIVSGLYSANSNRLVAIDDCVVQNKDTLRVNQAVTKLLNDYKVPVYHASKQDGVMRHIVVRTGIKTGEIQVVLVAFKDGFRDLEGLSRDIMDIPGVVSVALNINDKLTSRVFGEETEVLRGVERIEEEMGEFTYQLSPRAFFQLNPEQAERMYEEIARAAALTGEERVVDAYAGVGSIGLWIAKGAKEVRGMEIIEEAVEDANAHMKQYGFDHAHYVVGKAEAWIPRWVKEGWIPDVFIVDPPRSGCDTQLLNAMISSKAKKIIYVSCNPQTLARDCDHLMKAGYKVSYIQPYDMFPQTAHVEAIVVLEKKKKKKF, from the coding sequence ATGGCAACAAAAATCAAATTACAGACAGGTGAGGTTCGTTCGGTCACTTGTCTACGGATGGGCATCAACGGTGAAGGGATCGCGACGCTCGAGCGACAGATCGTCTTCATCCCAGGATTGCTTGTAGGTGAGACGGCGCAAATCGAGATCACAGAAATTCATGCGAACTATGCGAATGCAAAGATCTTAAAGCGTGACGATCGTTCACCGGATCGCGTGACACCACTTTGCCCGGTCTATAGTGTCTGTGGCGGCTGTCAATTACAACATATGAGTTACGATGGACAATTGCGTTATAAGGAAGAAATGCTTCGCAACGCTTTCTTGAAATCAACGAAACTGAATGTTGAGAAAGCCGATATCCGTCCGACGATTGGTTCGAAGGAGTGGGGATACCGCAACAAGTCACAATTCGTTGTCGGGAAACAAGGCAATGAAATCGTCAGTGGTCTCTATTCTGCGAATTCGAATCGTCTGGTCGCAATCGATGATTGTGTCGTCCAAAATAAGGATACGCTTCGCGTCAACCAAGCTGTTACGAAATTACTCAATGACTATAAAGTACCCGTTTACCATGCGTCAAAACAAGACGGTGTCATGCGCCATATCGTCGTCCGGACAGGAATCAAAACGGGCGAAATTCAAGTCGTGCTCGTTGCCTTTAAAGATGGCTTCCGTGATCTAGAGGGCTTATCGCGCGATATCATGGACATTCCAGGTGTCGTCTCTGTTGCACTGAACATCAATGATAAGTTGACGTCACGTGTCTTCGGGGAAGAGACGGAAGTCTTGCGTGGTGTCGAGCGGATCGAAGAAGAAATGGGCGAGTTCACGTATCAACTGTCGCCGCGCGCTTTCTTCCAGTTGAACCCGGAACAGGCAGAACGGATGTATGAGGAAATTGCCCGTGCTGCTGCTTTGACAGGCGAAGAACGTGTCGTGGATGCTTATGCAGGTGTCGGTTCAATTGGACTCTGGATTGCTAAGGGGGCAAAAGAAGTCCGCGGGATGGAAATCATTGAAGAAGCAGTTGAAGATGCGAATGCGCACATGAAGCAATATGGCTTTGATCATGCGCATTATGTCGTCGGTAAGGCAGAAGCATGGATTCCACGTTGGGTCAAGGAAGGTTGGATTCCAGATGTCTTCATCGTCGATCCACCCCGTTCAGGTTGCGATACGCAGTTATTGAACGCAATGATTTCGTCTAAGGCGAAAAAAATCATCTATGTCTCGTGTAACCCGCAGACGCTTGCACGTGATTGCGATCACTTAATGAAAGCGGGATATAAGGTATCGTACATTCAACCGTATGATATGTTCCCACAAACGGCGCACGTTGAAGCGATCGTCGTGCTCGAAAAGAAGAAAAAGAAAAAGTTCTAA
- the yfkAB gene encoding radical SAM/CxCxxxxC motif protein YfkAB produces MSHSSPITIANDPWEAYRDIEQYGTVRLTNIEVTTTKLCNMRCEHCAVGYMLSSSESPEIPIELLIQRLDEIEHLRAFSITGGEPMLSMKSIKEYVVPLLKYAHERGAKTQINSNLTLPLSRYELIIPYLDVLHISHNWGTVDDFIDGGFAMMERKPSREARTKLFETMKENARVLNARGVIVSAETMINKRTLPHLEAIHKEIVDMGCVRHEVHPMYPADFASMIEAASLPEIRDGIHRLLDVRDPNVWMLFGTLPFYACSMEEADLELHRRLRQEKNVSVRNDPDGRSRLNVNIFDGEIIVTDFGDELASLGTIHETSFNDAYAEWQETELNKSLSCHCPAVQCLGPNALVKNAYYPEIDFTKQSSRL; encoded by the coding sequence ATGTCACATTCATCACCCATCACGATCGCGAACGATCCGTGGGAAGCTTATCGCGACATTGAACAATACGGCACGGTCCGTTTGACGAACATTGAAGTCACGACAACAAAACTGTGTAACATGCGCTGCGAACATTGCGCCGTCGGTTACATGTTATCTAGTAGCGAGTCACCCGAGATTCCAATCGAGCTACTTATTCAACGTCTGGATGAAATCGAGCATCTGCGTGCCTTCTCAATCACCGGCGGCGAACCGATGCTTTCAATGAAGTCCATCAAGGAGTACGTTGTCCCTTTACTTAAGTATGCCCACGAACGTGGTGCTAAAACCCAAATCAACTCAAATTTAACACTTCCGTTATCTCGCTACGAATTAATCATTCCTTATTTAGATGTCTTGCACATCTCACATAACTGGGGAACAGTCGACGATTTTATCGATGGTGGCTTTGCGATGATGGAACGAAAACCGTCACGCGAAGCACGGACGAAACTATTTGAAACGATGAAAGAGAATGCCCGCGTTCTAAATGCACGTGGTGTCATCGTTTCTGCAGAGACGATGATCAACAAACGGACATTACCACACCTTGAAGCGATCCATAAAGAAATCGTTGATATGGGCTGTGTCCGTCACGAAGTCCATCCAATGTACCCCGCTGACTTCGCGTCGATGATCGAAGCCGCTAGCTTACCCGAAATTCGCGACGGGATCCATCGTTTGCTTGACGTTCGGGATCCGAACGTCTGGATGTTGTTCGGAACGCTTCCCTTCTACGCTTGCTCGATGGAAGAGGCGGATTTAGAACTTCATCGTCGCTTGCGTCAAGAGAAAAACGTATCTGTCCGCAATGATCCTGATGGGCGTTCCCGTCTCAACGTCAACATCTTTGACGGCGAAATCATCGTAACGGATTTCGGTGACGAACTTGCTTCGCTTGGTACGATTCATGAGACATCCTTCAATGATGCTTATGCCGAGTGGCAAGAAACGGAACTGAATAAAAGCTTGTCGTGTCACTGCCCTGCGGTGCAATGCCTTGGACCGAACGCGCTTGTGAAGAACGCATACTACCCTGAGATTGATTTCACAAAACAGTCGAGCCGGCTTTAA
- a CDS encoding PfkB family carbohydrate kinase: MNKIAVIGKVFVDIKGTSFAPLHKDAKNVGDITFSNGGTGRNVAQNLAVLGNEVRFISTVTNDQIGVGVLDELKSYGANVDHVEMLEDHGMGMWLAVMDNEGDLQTSISKQPDAKLLEEAILRQSIYALDGVDAVAIDLDLSVTVLERLIHLCRKMELPLFGVCGHLSVIERNRHLLQGFTGFICSREEAEILSDLSIVTVEDAIHVANELAKKGAPFTVVTMSELGAVYVDRRTATSGHVGTKKVKVVDSTGAGDSFFSAVLSELTQEKSAEEALKLGMRVAAEVIASTENGLVPEMLDAIQ, translated from the coding sequence ATGAATAAAATCGCGGTAATCGGAAAAGTATTCGTCGACATAAAAGGAACTTCGTTCGCTCCCTTACACAAGGATGCGAAAAACGTAGGAGACATCACGTTTTCGAATGGAGGAACAGGACGCAACGTAGCACAAAACCTAGCCGTCCTCGGGAATGAAGTTCGCTTTATCTCGACGGTTACGAATGACCAGATTGGCGTAGGAGTGCTCGATGAGTTGAAATCTTACGGTGCGAATGTGGATCATGTCGAAATGTTAGAAGATCATGGAATGGGTATGTGGCTAGCTGTCATGGATAACGAAGGTGATTTGCAAACCTCAATCTCGAAACAGCCAGATGCCAAACTGCTCGAAGAAGCGATCTTACGTCAATCGATCTATGCACTTGATGGAGTCGATGCCGTGGCAATCGATCTTGATTTGTCTGTTACTGTGCTCGAACGCTTGATTCATTTATGTCGTAAAATGGAGTTACCATTGTTTGGTGTTTGCGGTCACTTGAGCGTCATCGAACGAAATCGTCACCTGTTACAAGGATTCACTGGATTCATTTGTAGTCGAGAAGAAGCAGAAATTTTGTCTGATCTATCGATCGTGACGGTAGAAGATGCGATTCATGTAGCAAACGAGTTAGCAAAAAAAGGCGCTCCGTTCACGGTCGTCACGATGAGCGAACTCGGTGCGGTCTATGTCGATCGTCGCACGGCGACATCAGGTCACGTCGGAACGAAAAAAGTAAAAGTCGTCGATTCGACTGGAGCAGGCGATTCCTTCTTCTCCGCTGTCTTGTCTGAACTGACACAAGAAAAGTCGGCAGAAGAGGCACTGAAGCTTGGCATGAGGGTAGCAGCAGAAGTCATCGCTTCGACAGAGAATGGACTTGTTCCTGAAATGCTGGATGCGATTCAATAA
- a CDS encoding 1,4-dihydroxy-2-naphthoate polyprenyltransferase: MNKSIAVYWRMTRPHTLTASFVPVVVGTAVVAPRVESLRLDLFVAMLIASMLIQIATNLFNEYYDYKRGLDTEESVGIGGSIVRDGFKPGTILAFALTLYGISAVLGVYLCIETSWWLLVVGLISMFVGYIYTGGPLPIAYTPFGEVVAGFFMGYIIIAISAYLQIGYVPTEAVAISVPVAILIGSILLANNIRDLDNDKVNGRKTIACLVGHRRAVYVLIGFFAAAVLSLVIAVLAFEVSWFALLALLSIPLMIKAVRLFWEDLPPEKLMPGMAQTGKVNTIFGLLLAISLVIANI, translated from the coding sequence ATGAATAAATCAATCGCTGTCTATTGGCGAATGACACGACCGCATACCTTAACGGCAAGTTTTGTTCCGGTCGTCGTCGGTACGGCAGTTGTCGCACCACGCGTGGAATCGTTACGCTTGGATTTGTTCGTGGCGATGTTGATCGCATCGATGCTGATTCAAATCGCAACGAATCTGTTCAATGAATACTACGATTACAAACGTGGTTTAGATACGGAGGAATCGGTCGGAATTGGTGGATCGATCGTTCGTGACGGATTCAAGCCGGGTACGATTTTAGCGTTCGCACTGACGTTATATGGCATCTCAGCAGTGCTCGGTGTGTATCTGTGTATCGAGACATCGTGGTGGTTGCTTGTCGTAGGACTCATCTCGATGTTCGTCGGATATATCTATACGGGGGGACCACTCCCGATTGCCTATACGCCGTTCGGAGAAGTCGTTGCCGGCTTTTTCATGGGTTACATTATCATTGCGATTTCTGCGTACTTGCAAATCGGCTATGTACCGACAGAAGCCGTTGCAATTTCAGTACCTGTTGCTATCTTGATCGGCTCGATTCTGCTTGCGAACAATATTCGTGACTTGGATAACGATAAAGTCAATGGACGTAAAACAATTGCTTGTCTCGTTGGACATCGCCGTGCTGTATACGTATTGATTGGATTTTTTGCAGCCGCAGTTCTCTCTCTTGTCATTGCTGTACTTGCATTCGAGGTCTCGTGGTTTGCACTACTTGCATTGTTAAGTATTCCACTCATGATTAAAGCCGTTCGTCTCTTCTGGGAAGACCTACCACCGGAAAAGCTAATGCCTGGAATGGCACAGACTGGTAAGGTAAACACGATTTTTGGACTCTTACTCGCAATTAGTCTCGTCATCGCGAATATTTGA
- a CDS encoding aldo/keto reductase, giving the protein MELRSFGTSDLLVSPLGFGAGHIGSEQMTDREAVYLLEQARDLGINLIDTARGYGLSEQRVGQFLKSRRHDIILSTKVGYDVPGAQDWTFEAVRGGIDQALRTMQTDHLDIVHLHSCSREILAQGDVIEALEQAKQAGKVRVIAYSGDREDLQYAIETKRFDSFQTSFNLFDQRVDQVLPTLLNHGVIAKRPIGNAPWRFTERPVGQYVEPYWERAQQLAYPLEESSWLETALRFTVFEPGITTAIIGTSRPEHLALNQQLIERGPLPTDRVAQLKERFTECDATFDYVSQT; this is encoded by the coding sequence ATGGAATTAAGAAGTTTTGGAACATCCGACTTACTTGTTTCCCCGCTTGGTTTTGGAGCCGGTCATATTGGCTCAGAACAGATGACGGATCGCGAAGCGGTATATTTACTGGAACAAGCACGGGATCTTGGTATTAATCTGATCGATACAGCACGTGGCTATGGTTTATCGGAGCAACGTGTCGGACAATTTCTAAAGAGTCGTCGTCACGATATCATTCTGTCGACGAAAGTCGGATATGATGTTCCGGGTGCACAGGACTGGACGTTTGAAGCTGTCCGTGGTGGTATCGATCAAGCCTTACGGACGATGCAAACGGATCATCTTGATATCGTACACTTGCATTCCTGCAGCCGAGAAATTCTTGCTCAAGGCGACGTCATCGAGGCACTCGAACAAGCAAAACAAGCAGGAAAAGTCCGGGTCATCGCTTATTCTGGTGACCGGGAAGACTTGCAGTATGCGATCGAAACGAAACGCTTCGATAGTTTCCAGACATCCTTCAATCTGTTTGATCAACGCGTCGATCAAGTCTTACCTACACTTTTGAATCACGGGGTCATCGCCAAACGTCCAATTGGTAATGCACCATGGCGTTTCACGGAGCGTCCGGTCGGACAATATGTCGAACCTTACTGGGAACGAGCGCAACAACTCGCTTATCCACTCGAGGAATCGAGCTGGCTTGAGACGGCATTACGTTTTACAGTCTTCGAACCAGGGATTACGACAGCCATCATCGGCACGTCTCGACCAGAACACCTCGCTTTGAATCAGCAACTGATTGAACGTGGTCCACTCCCAACTGATCGTGTCGCTCAGTTGAAGGAACGGTTTACCGAATGTGACGCCACGTTCGATTATGTTTCGCAAACGTAA
- a CDS encoding SE1561 family protein codes for MGKARTDKLGQMNVLKSRMQLLCHTIDSLDESSDIEDLERLIVSLDQLKAKVVRYAKDMKEQEETKKAVD; via the coding sequence ATGGGAAAAGCAAGAACTGATAAACTTGGTCAAATGAATGTGCTAAAATCAAGAATGCAGCTTCTCTGTCATACAATCGATTCACTCGATGAATCATCAGATATCGAAGATTTGGAACGACTGATCGTATCATTAGATCAACTCAAGGCGAAAGTCGTTCGATATGCGAAGGATATGAAAGAACAAGAAGAAACGAAAAAAGCGGTAGATTGA
- a CDS encoding NUDIX hydrolase, producing MPIQRSAIILRNEQDEIALIRRDKPNETYYVFPGGGKDDGESLEETAIREAHEELGIDVELTGVAAIVRFNGFDNPYFWAKTIGGRFGTGTGEEFEEEGSGYTPVWIKRSELPSLPIRPPSLAKQLAEMTEPFYELILSENE from the coding sequence ATGCCGATTCAACGAAGTGCGATCATTTTACGAAACGAACAGGATGAAATTGCGTTAATCCGTAGGGATAAACCGAACGAAACGTATTATGTCTTTCCAGGCGGTGGGAAAGATGATGGGGAATCGTTAGAAGAGACAGCGATTCGTGAAGCACATGAAGAACTTGGTATCGACGTGGAGTTGACCGGCGTCGCCGCTATCGTCCGTTTTAACGGATTCGATAACCCTTATTTTTGGGCAAAAACAATTGGTGGTCGTTTTGGAACGGGAACAGGTGAAGAATTCGAAGAAGAAGGATCGGGTTATACGCCAGTTTGGATTAAACGTTCGGAGTTACCTTCATTGCCGATTCGTCCGCCGTCACTTGCGAAACAGTTGGCAGAAATGACAGAACCGTTCTATGAATTAATCCTTTCTGAGAACGAATGA
- a CDS encoding DMT family transporter has product MQKFLTHRIGLVVFALLTTFLWGSAFPFIKKSYELLQITSSEYGEQLLFASYRFFLAGVLLLLVSVFVFKQTITLKERTYAYSRLGFFLTFLQYVFFYIGLSLSTGVQGSIIAGSTSFFQMLLAHFRYEDDRLNRFKGIALFLGFTGVILANWPQGGQGVSFGLGEGLLIAAMISGAFGNLIAKEYSARYPVAPMTGWAMVIGSIGLFIAGVILDGRVAPFAFSTTSAWMLVYLAFLSATGFTLWNLLMKYNPVSKVSLFMFFVPIYGVSLSALILGETIPPQALFGLLFVVGGILVSTYLPVWFQKRG; this is encoded by the coding sequence ATGCAAAAATTTTTAACCCATCGGATTGGACTCGTCGTCTTTGCGTTATTGACGACTTTTTTGTGGGGAAGTGCGTTTCCCTTCATAAAAAAAAGTTATGAATTATTACAAATCACGTCTTCGGAATACGGAGAGCAACTACTGTTTGCGAGCTATCGTTTCTTTTTAGCCGGAGTGCTGTTACTTCTAGTCAGTGTCTTCGTCTTCAAGCAGACGATTACGCTGAAGGAGCGGACCTATGCCTATAGCCGACTCGGCTTCTTTTTGACATTCTTGCAGTATGTCTTCTTTTATATCGGTTTATCTTTATCAACCGGCGTGCAAGGATCAATCATTGCGGGATCGACTTCGTTCTTCCAGATGTTACTGGCTCATTTTCGATATGAAGACGATCGACTGAATCGATTTAAAGGAATCGCTCTATTCCTCGGATTTACAGGTGTCATTTTGGCAAACTGGCCGCAAGGTGGACAAGGTGTCTCGTTTGGTCTTGGAGAAGGATTGTTGATTGCAGCAATGATTTCCGGAGCATTCGGTAATTTGATCGCAAAAGAATACTCGGCACGTTATCCGGTTGCGCCGATGACAGGATGGGCGATGGTCATTGGATCAATTGGTCTCTTCATTGCGGGCGTCATACTCGACGGTCGCGTTGCACCGTTCGCATTTTCAACGACAAGTGCGTGGATGCTCGTATATCTCGCCTTTTTATCGGCGACTGGATTTACGCTATGGAATTTACTGATGAAATATAATCCTGTCAGTAAGGTGTCGTTATTTATGTTCTTCGTACCGATCTATGGAGTCAGTTTATCTGCCTTGATTCTTGGCGAGACGATTCCACCGCAAGCGTTGTTCGGTCTCTTGTTCGTCGTAGGTGGTATTCTAGTTTCGACGTACTTGCCTGTCTGGTTTCAAAAGCGAGGTTGA